The following are from one region of the Novosphingobium humi genome:
- a CDS encoding polysaccharide deacetylase family protein → MSFHQITDQPAQEAFVRFRQGVGQRFVVTIDTEEEFDWTKPLTRTRHRVDTVSRLRKFQQFCEGFGIVPIYLIDYPVATSALAAELLRDAVISGRAEVGVQLHPWVNPPYEEEVNQYNSFSGNLPFALERAKFLKLHATIAENFGAAPMIYRAGRYGIGPNTADVLHEAGVAIDTSVRSRFDYSGWGGPNFRDLPLRPYWVGEPGRLMEMPLTTVFSGLLRRHGQWLYPKLSRFDRLRGAMARFGLLERIPLTPEGVTVGEALRAVNIAVDEDLPVIVLSFHSPSLCPGHTPYVRTEADLDEMYEWWRQVFELLIARGVKPTSVREVMESTLFD, encoded by the coding sequence TTGTCATTTCACCAGATTACCGACCAGCCCGCGCAGGAGGCATTTGTCCGCTTTCGCCAAGGGGTTGGACAGCGTTTCGTGGTCACCATCGATACCGAGGAGGAATTCGATTGGACCAAACCGCTGACCCGCACTCGCCACCGCGTCGATACGGTTTCGCGCCTGCGCAAGTTTCAGCAGTTTTGCGAAGGTTTCGGCATCGTTCCGATCTATTTGATTGACTATCCGGTGGCCACCTCCGCTCTTGCCGCAGAATTGCTGCGCGACGCGGTGATCTCCGGGAGAGCGGAAGTCGGCGTCCAGCTGCATCCTTGGGTTAACCCGCCTTATGAAGAGGAGGTTAACCAGTATAATAGCTTTTCGGGCAATCTGCCCTTCGCGCTGGAGCGGGCCAAGTTCCTCAAGCTGCATGCCACGATTGCCGAGAATTTCGGCGCGGCCCCCATGATCTATCGCGCCGGACGCTATGGTATCGGGCCCAACACCGCCGATGTGCTGCATGAGGCCGGGGTGGCCATCGACACGTCGGTGCGCTCGCGCTTTGATTACAGCGGTTGGGGCGGCCCCAATTTTCGCGATCTGCCGCTGCGGCCCTATTGGGTGGGCGAACCGGGGCGCCTGATGGAAATGCCGTTGACCACAGTGTTTTCGGGCCTTTTGCGGCGCCATGGGCAATGGCTTTACCCTAAATTGTCCCGCTTTGACCGGCTGCGCGGGGCGATGGCGCGCTTTGGCTTGTTGGAGCGCATTCCCCTGACGCCTGAGGGCGTCACGGTGGGCGAGGCGCTGCGCGCGGTCAATATTGCGGTGGACGAAGACCTGCCGGTCATCGTCCTGTCCTTTCACAGCCCTTCGCTCTGTCCCGGCCACACGCCCTATGTACGCACCGAGGCCGATCTGGACGAAATGTATGAATGGTGGCGCCAAGTGTTTGAATTGCTGATCGCGCGCGGCGTCAAACCGACCAGCGTGCGCGAGGTGATGGAAAGCACTCTGTTCGATTGA